From Pyxidicoccus xibeiensis, the proteins below share one genomic window:
- a CDS encoding EscT/YscT/HrcT family type III secretion system export apparatus protein produces MNLESLRVWLEALGPDIVVVALCAARLLPIAFLCPLLGGQATPMTVRLALVLALALFLRVEAGVALDAPVESSLELAALVVRELVYGLSVGLVAALPFDAARMGGRFIDLFRGTSAEASLPAAGSRESATGDGLYHLLVSLVVSGGLFPLVLSGLMRGFAVVGPGAFVPTEAATLHVVMLAGGALATGLAVGAPVAAAVLAVDCFLGMASRAAPQLNLQEVGAPLRILGGGALLWLGTGVLCERLLAGVLSTEGALALLGEVAR; encoded by the coding sequence ATGAACCTGGAGTCCCTGCGGGTCTGGCTCGAGGCACTGGGGCCGGACATCGTCGTGGTGGCACTGTGCGCCGCGCGGCTGTTGCCCATCGCCTTCCTGTGCCCGCTGCTGGGAGGACAGGCCACGCCCATGACCGTCAGGCTGGCGCTGGTGCTGGCCCTGGCGCTCTTCCTCCGCGTGGAAGCCGGAGTGGCGCTGGACGCGCCGGTGGAGTCCTCGCTGGAGCTGGCGGCGCTGGTGGTGCGTGAGCTCGTCTATGGGCTGTCGGTGGGGCTGGTGGCCGCGCTGCCCTTCGACGCAGCGCGGATGGGCGGGCGCTTCATCGACCTGTTCCGGGGCACGTCCGCGGAGGCGAGCCTGCCGGCGGCGGGGAGCCGGGAGTCGGCGACGGGTGACGGGCTCTACCACCTGCTGGTCTCGCTGGTGGTGTCGGGCGGGCTGTTTCCCCTGGTCCTCTCCGGGCTGATGCGCGGTTTCGCGGTGGTGGGGCCGGGGGCCTTCGTCCCCACGGAGGCGGCCACGCTGCATGTCGTCATGCTGGCGGGCGGCGCCCTGGCCACGGGGCTGGCGGTGGGGGCCCCGGTCGCTGCGGCGGTGCTGGCGGTGGACTGCTTCCTGGGGATGGCCTCGCGAGCGGCGCCGCAGCTGAACCTGCAGGAGGTGGGCGCACCGCTGCGGATTCTCGGGGGTGGCGCGCTGCTGTGGCTCGGCACGGGGGTGCTCTGTGAGCGGCTGCTCGCGGGCGTGCTGTCGACCGAAGGGGCGCTGGCGCTGCTGGGGGAGGTGGCCCGATGA
- a CDS encoding flagellar biosynthetic protein FliQ, producing the protein MTQDVLLTLGQEALLLMVLASLPPIGASLLVGFLASLFQATTQLQESTLSVVPKLCATVLALVFAGPWIAGQLTRFTHQLLLLISEVAA; encoded by the coding sequence ATGACCCAGGACGTCCTGCTCACCCTGGGCCAGGAGGCACTGCTGCTGATGGTGCTTGCCTCGCTGCCGCCCATCGGCGCGAGCTTGCTGGTGGGCTTCCTGGCCAGCCTCTTCCAGGCCACCACCCAGCTCCAGGAGAGCACCCTGTCGGTGGTGCCCAAGCTGTGCGCGACGGTGCTGGCGCTCGTGTTCGCCGGTCCGTGGATTGCCGGGCAGCTCACGCGCTTCACACACCAGCTCCTGCTGCTCATCTCCGAGGTCGCGGCATGA
- the sctR gene encoding type III secretion system export apparatus subunit SctR, translating into MRRALLATALLVPALASAAEASLSRMSYAGSPLSMMGMLALMSLLPFAVLMLTSFSKIAVVLSLARSAMGTQQAPPTLVLTGLAAVLTGHIMAPVMERMYDAGQVAYREVEGGSGEQILSAAARVSEPLRAFLLKHGSPEERARFVDLARELRPPEEADAVQETDLFVVIPAFVITELKEAFQIGFLVFLPFLVLDMVIANVLLALGMQTLSPSQVSLPFKILLFVAVDGWALLARGLILGYR; encoded by the coding sequence ATGAGGCGCGCGCTCCTGGCGACGGCGCTGCTCGTGCCGGCCCTGGCCTCCGCGGCGGAGGCCTCGCTCTCGCGGATGTCCTATGCGGGCAGCCCGCTGTCGATGATGGGGATGCTCGCCCTCATGTCACTGCTGCCGTTCGCGGTGCTGATGCTGACGAGCTTCTCGAAGATCGCCGTGGTGCTGTCGCTGGCGCGCTCGGCCATGGGAACGCAGCAGGCGCCGCCCACGCTCGTGCTGACGGGGCTCGCGGCCGTGCTCACGGGGCACATCATGGCCCCCGTCATGGAGCGCATGTACGACGCGGGACAGGTGGCGTACCGCGAGGTGGAGGGCGGCTCCGGGGAGCAGATTCTCTCCGCGGCGGCGCGGGTCTCGGAGCCGCTGCGCGCCTTCCTGCTGAAGCACGGCAGTCCGGAAGAGCGGGCGCGCTTCGTGGACCTGGCGCGCGAGCTGCGGCCTCCCGAGGAGGCGGACGCGGTGCAGGAGACGGACCTCTTCGTCGTCATTCCGGCCTTCGTCATCACCGAGCTGAAGGAGGCCTTCCAGATTGGCTTCCTCGTCTTCCTCCCGTTCCTGGTGCTGGACATGGTCATCGCCAACGTGCTGCTCGCGCTGGGGATGCAGACGCTGTCTCCGAGCCAGGTGAGCCTGCCCTTCAAGATCCTCCTCTTCGTGGCCGTGGATGGCTGGGCGCTGCTGGCGCGCGGTCTCATCCTTGGCTACCGGTGA
- a CDS encoding flagellar biosynthetic protein FliO produces MKTLFSSLSLHSRLLLVGALVLGLAALGPLASLSMTSVARGVLVAAALGGLGWWLRRRGAVGPAVPTAQRLHVVSRAGLSPRCSLALVEVDGRGFLVAFGDSFAEIHETPEQEDVFARALAQARRPMPKRRIPGRGRGVDQ; encoded by the coding sequence ATGAAGACCCTCTTCTCTTCCCTCTCCCTCCACTCACGCCTGCTGCTGGTGGGGGCGCTCGTCCTCGGGCTGGCGGCGCTGGGACCGCTGGCAAGTCTGTCCATGACCTCTGTCGCCCGGGGTGTGCTGGTCGCGGCAGCGCTGGGGGGTCTGGGCTGGTGGCTTCGCAGGCGAGGAGCTGTCGGGCCCGCAGTCCCCACCGCGCAGCGGTTGCACGTCGTCTCGCGAGCGGGGCTTTCTCCCAGGTGTAGCCTGGCGCTGGTGGAGGTGGACGGGCGGGGCTTCCTGGTGGCCTTCGGTGACTCGTTCGCGGAGATCCACGAGACGCCGGAGCAGGAGGACGTCTTCGCGCGGGCCCTGGCCCAGGCGCGCCGTCCGATGCCGAAGCGGCGCATTCCGGGAAGGGGTCGGGGGGTGGACCAATGA
- the sctQ gene encoding type III secretion system cytoplasmic ring protein SctQ has product MNTEVEQSRTKKVRALRALGSRQLTRAHAVLSERPCVAALGREALGVVAEVLARELGCEVRAEARLLEAAVAPQTGLAWPAVFALLELSAVGGTAVLELEPALAFAALERIAGAGQRPGVVTELARLEEATLAYLLLLVLSAVRSQVGLYSRLGPRLSGLSMRRAEVLARLDGRQPLVAVELSLTVGEASAGARLLLPAPVLQTVFQDLPLERGSDLAPEVLAAALEARCLIGQTPLSARALEALVVGDVVLFEGVRREGGRLHGHGRLVTRGFALAGDFRAEGFSLTRAQAHTVFQEADMAVVNEKSGGMPPLPVEVEIELTRVMLPLSELAALKPGALLPLHINASEPVLLRVGDRAVARAELVEIEGEVGARVLALLP; this is encoded by the coding sequence ATGAACACCGAGGTTGAGCAGTCCCGCACGAAGAAGGTCCGAGCGTTGCGCGCGTTGGGCTCGCGCCAGTTGACGCGCGCACACGCCGTGCTCTCGGAGCGCCCGTGTGTGGCGGCGCTCGGCCGGGAGGCTTTGGGGGTGGTGGCGGAGGTGCTGGCTCGCGAGCTGGGCTGTGAGGTGAGGGCGGAGGCCCGGCTCCTGGAGGCCGCCGTCGCGCCGCAGACGGGACTGGCCTGGCCGGCGGTGTTCGCGCTGCTGGAGCTGTCAGCGGTGGGGGGCACCGCGGTGCTGGAGCTGGAGCCGGCGCTCGCCTTCGCGGCGCTGGAGCGCATCGCCGGAGCAGGACAGCGGCCGGGCGTAGTGACGGAGCTGGCACGGCTGGAGGAGGCGACGCTGGCGTACCTGCTGCTGCTGGTGCTCTCCGCGGTGCGCTCCCAGGTCGGGCTGTACTCGCGGTTGGGCCCCCGGCTCTCGGGGCTGAGCATGCGGAGGGCGGAGGTGCTGGCAAGACTGGATGGCCGGCAGCCCCTGGTCGCTGTCGAGCTGTCATTGACGGTGGGGGAGGCGAGCGCGGGAGCACGGCTGCTGCTGCCGGCACCGGTGCTCCAGACGGTGTTCCAGGACCTGCCGCTGGAGCGGGGCTCGGACCTCGCGCCAGAGGTGCTGGCGGCGGCGCTGGAGGCGCGGTGCCTCATCGGACAGACCCCGCTGTCGGCAAGGGCGCTGGAAGCGCTGGTGGTGGGGGACGTCGTCCTCTTCGAGGGAGTGCGCCGCGAAGGTGGGCGCCTCCACGGCCACGGGCGGCTGGTCACCCGGGGCTTCGCCCTGGCGGGGGACTTTCGCGCCGAGGGCTTTTCGCTGACCCGCGCGCAGGCGCACACGGTTTTCCAGGAGGCGGACATGGCGGTGGTGAACGAGAAGAGCGGGGGCATGCCCCCGCTGCCGGTGGAGGTGGAGATTGAGCTGACCCGGGTGATGCTGCCGCTGTCGGAGCTGGCGGCGCTGAAGCCCGGCGCGCTGCTGCCGCTGCACATCAACGCCAGCGAGCCGGTGTTGCTGCGCGTGGGGGACCGCGCGGTGGCCCGTGCCGAGCTCGTGGAAATCGAGGGCGAGGTCGGTGCCCGGGTCCTGGCCCTGCTGCCGTGA
- a CDS encoding flagellar M-ring protein FliF, which produces MRFPPRRCLIFLLLLCATACRERIQHGLDERQANELQAVLIERGLDARKVPEAGKKPTWSIEVSDEQASDAVRILAELGLPRPAAEVGCDVFGGSGLVRTPVEEGVCRVRVLERGLEKTLQTVEGVLLARVHLVVPVAPRPGQAPAPSKASAMLRVQPGSAARVRQSSETLKALLAGGVEGLSPDAVSLLVDEVSTRVEVPVGAGMSPLARLRALLAVLGVVVTGLAVALVLVTLRMRHYRERTLAASTPPVPARPVLTPGAARKVA; this is translated from the coding sequence ATGCGCTTTCCTCCCCGACGCTGCCTCATCTTCCTCCTGCTCCTGTGCGCCACCGCGTGCCGGGAGCGCATCCAGCATGGCCTGGACGAGCGACAGGCCAACGAGCTCCAGGCGGTGCTCATCGAGCGTGGGCTCGATGCGCGCAAGGTGCCGGAGGCGGGCAAGAAGCCCACGTGGTCCATCGAAGTCTCGGACGAGCAGGCCTCGGATGCGGTGCGAATCCTGGCGGAGCTGGGGCTGCCGAGGCCCGCGGCGGAGGTGGGCTGCGACGTCTTCGGTGGGAGTGGGCTGGTGCGCACGCCAGTGGAGGAGGGCGTCTGCCGCGTGCGGGTGCTGGAGCGGGGGCTGGAGAAGACGCTGCAGACGGTGGAAGGCGTGCTGCTGGCGCGGGTCCACCTGGTGGTGCCCGTGGCACCAAGGCCCGGCCAGGCGCCTGCGCCCTCGAAGGCGTCGGCCATGCTGCGCGTGCAGCCGGGAAGCGCGGCACGGGTGCGCCAGTCCTCGGAGACGTTGAAGGCGCTCCTCGCGGGGGGCGTGGAGGGGCTGTCTCCAGACGCGGTGTCCCTGCTGGTGGACGAGGTGTCCACGCGGGTGGAGGTCCCCGTGGGGGCGGGGATGTCACCGCTGGCGAGGCTCCGGGCGCTGCTCGCGGTGCTGGGCGTAGTGGTGACGGGGCTCGCGGTGGCGCTGGTGCTGGTGACGCTCCGGATGCGCCACTACCGGGAGCGGACGTTGGCGGCGTCCACGCCGCCGGTCCCCGCGCGGCCAGTGCTGACACCGGGCGCCGCGCGCAAGGTGGCGTGA
- a CDS encoding globin family protein — protein MAMDKVGPVGGAGVSPAVEPGRERFGKVLEEVAGPARGGGPRVAMEGPARPTPTEAPPRVGRAESVGRASPGCAEVKPGGRVDSVQSAREQQAAQVLDRVGQAQKRLDHILRMAESGRSFSPAELLALQAHVYRASQELDLAGKVVEKATGGVKQVLQTQV, from the coding sequence GGGCGGGTGTCTCGCCCGCGGTGGAGCCCGGACGGGAGCGGTTTGGCAAGGTGCTGGAAGAGGTGGCGGGGCCGGCCCGGGGCGGTGGTCCGCGGGTGGCCATGGAAGGGCCGGCGAGGCCCACGCCCACGGAGGCGCCCCCGAGGGTGGGCCGCGCGGAGTCCGTGGGTCGGGCTTCACCGGGCTGCGCGGAGGTGAAGCCCGGGGGCCGGGTGGACTCGGTGCAGTCGGCGCGGGAGCAGCAGGCGGCGCAGGTGCTGGACAGGGTCGGGCAGGCGCAGAAGCGGCTGGACCACATCCTCAGGATGGCGGAGTCCGGCCGCTCCTTCTCCCCGGCGGAGCTGCTCGCGTTGCAGGCCCACGTCTACCGGGCGAGCCAGGAGCTCGACCTTGCCGGCAAGGTCGTCGAGAAGGCGACCGGCGGCGTCAAGCAGGTCCTCCAGACGCAGGTTTGA